The segment CGACCGACCTGCAGAACTCAGCCAGTTACAGCGCGCAGAGTGCGAGCGTGGGGGTGGCGGCAGGTACTCCGGCGCCGGGCAAAAGCCTCAGCGCGGGACTCTCGGGGGTGGGCATCGGCTCGGACAGCGGCAGTGCCAGCAGCACGAGCACGGCGGGCATCTCGGGGGTGGCGGGCGACCTGGGTGCACGCACGGGAGACAAGGAAGCGGGGCTCAAGCCGATCTTCGACAAGGACAAAGCGCGCCAGGAGGTGAATGCGCAGGTGGCCATCACCAGCGAGTTTGGCAAGCAGGCGAGCAAGGCGGTGGGGGACTACGCCAAGCAGCAGCACGACAAGGCCAAGGAGGCGGGCGATAAGGACGGCATGGCCGCCTGGGAAGAGGGCGGCAAGAACCGGGTGGCCCTGCATGTGCTGGTGGGCGGGCTCACGGGCGGGGTGCAGGGGGCGGTGGGTGCAGGCGCGGCGAGCGTGGCAGCGCCCTCCATCGACGCACTGCAATCCGGCCTGCAGTCCGCGCTCAAGGACGCTGGGCTGGGCGACAGCGCCGCGAACCTCATCTCCGGTCTGGCCGGCGGAGCCACGGCAGCCACGATAGGCGCAGCCGCCAGCGGAGGCAGCACAGCGGGTGCGGCCACGGCCTTCAATGCCGATATGAACAATCGGCAGTTGCATCCCCCTGAACGCCAACTTGCCCAGCAACTCGCCAAGAAGAGCGGTGGCAAATACACCGTGCAGCAGATCGAAGACGCCATGCGCAATAGCGGCAACAGCGATCTCGACGAGAACGTCACGGCTGGAATGCTGGTTGATCCGAACAAGCCAGGCCAGATCTATGACACGGGTGCGGCCTTCACAAGCTACGACGGCAAGAAGCTTGTGCAAGCTAACCGGGACGGCAGGGCCCTGGGAACCGTCGACCCCGGCCTGGCTGCCTTCATTCGCAGCAATACCGGTGGCGGCGGCTCGCCGTACACGGCCTTTGCGCCTATCCCGGCAATGCCAGATGGAGGCGTGGCCAGCAACGGCCAGCGCTACGAAATGCGGTCCGTCAACGGTCAGTCCTTCAGCGTGCCTGTTGCGAACTGCCCAGCGGTCAGTTGCCAGAACGGTGACAACATCGCTCGCCACGGGCTCAGCCCCGAAGACCAAAAGCGTGTAGATGCCTACCAAGCTGCCATGGAGAAGCAATCGCTCAAGGATGTCTCAACCATTGGCCTGGTGGCTGCCACAGCACCTATGGCAGGCAGTGGACTTGTGGCCAACATGTTGCTCGGTGGGGCTGCAGGCGGAGCCATCAGTGCCAAAGACCAATTCATTGACAAGAGGCAGGTCGATACGGCTCAAACGCTCAAGGACGCAGGCATTGCTGCGGGTGCAACCGCTGCCATGCTGGTTGCCGCTCCCGCGGTTTTAGGCGGGGTCAAGGCCTATGGACAGGCTCTGGATGATGTAGCCAACATCGGTCGCCTGACAGCCGAAGCTGAGGCCAGTGCGCGGGCAGCGGTAAAGGCAAGAGTCGAACTCAACGCCCGTGCCGACGATGCGCAGCAATATGTCAACAATAATGCGCCCATACAGGTTCCCAATACCGTCACGCGCAATGACAACGACTTCTCTTCAGCCGTCAACTACAAAGGAAACCCTAAGGCCCACACCGATGAAAACGGCAACCTTGTGGCGGCCAATCCCAACGGGACGGCGAGCGCTACAACGCACGTGAGGGGTAGTGATCCGGCTAACACGCCCTGGATTTCGACAACCGATGTCAATGCCGTGGATCCGGCGCTTGGTGGTCCCAAGCTTTATGGTTCGCAACAGACCACGATCAACGCGCGAGACTTACAGCGAGACATCAACGCGGGTACTGTGAGCCAAGAC is part of the Shinella sp. XGS7 genome and harbors:
- a CDS encoding hemagglutinin repeat-containing protein; the encoded protein is MRGSTVQAAGKTRLQAEDQINILAAQNTTQESNSQSSKSGSVGVGINLGAGGLNAGVTVSASRGTGQGAGNGSTYSNSQISGSQVTLESGGDTTIKGGVVQGERLIAQVGGNLNIESLQDKSQYREKSQQVGGSVTIGPSPGGSLSAGQTKINSDYLSVGEQSAIGAGDGGFNVSVQGKTELTGAQITSTQAAIDQGRNRYEAKQGTTTTDLQNSASYSAQSASVGVAAGTPAPGKSLSAGLSGVGIGSDSGSASSTSTAGISGVAGDLGARTGDKEAGLKPIFDKDKARQEVNAQVAITSEFGKQASKAVGDYAKQQHDKAKEAGDKDGMAAWEEGGKNRVALHVLVGGLTGGVQGAVGAGAASVAAPSIDALQSGLQSALKDAGLGDSAANLISGLAGGATAATIGAAASGGSTAGAATAFNADMNNRQLHPPERQLAQQLAKKSGGKYTVQQIEDAMRNSGNSDLDENVTAGMLVDPNKPGQIYDTGAAFTSYDGKKLVQANRDGRALGTVDPGLAAFIRSNTGGGGSPYTAFAPIPAMPDGGVASNGQRYEMRSVNGQSFSVPVANCPAVSCQNGDNIARHGLSPEDQKRVDAYQAAMEKQSLKDVSTIGLVAATAPMAGSGLVANMLLGGAAGGAISAKDQFIDKRQVDTAQTLKDAGIAAGATAAMLVAAPAVLGGVKAYGQALDDVANIGRLTAEAEASARAAVKARVELNARADDAQQYVNNNAPIQVPNTVTRNDNDFSSAVNYKGNPKAHTDENGNLVAANPNGTASATTHVRGSDPANTPWISTTDVNAVDPALGGPKLYGSQQTTINARDLQRDINAGTVSQDIKIVTNQQLVKELQVKVDAAQKRFDANPSDNNLRELKRAQETLDFGKRDGECLIKVCVPAPYLTPPAGLVTPIVPLPKLPTTPSTPSGPSKPGS